A single window of Nocardia sp. NBC_01327 DNA harbors:
- the pdxT gene encoding pyridoxal 5'-phosphate synthase glutaminase subunit PdxT, whose amino-acid sequence MLDGVTPTIGVLALQGDVREHMHALAACGAEPVAVRRESELDAVDGLVLPGGESTTISKLLEVFDLLEPLRKRLRDGLPAFGSCAGMILLASEVLDTRPDMHTLNGIDMTVRRNAFGRQVDSFETDLDFRGLDDGPVRAVFIRAPWVERAGDNVEVLARVPSGPAAGTIVAVRQGNVLATSFHPEVTGDLRVHRLFVDTVVRPRIGV is encoded by the coding sequence ATGCTCGACGGCGTGACTCCGACGATTGGCGTGCTGGCCCTGCAGGGCGACGTGCGCGAGCATATGCACGCGCTGGCAGCGTGCGGCGCCGAGCCGGTGGCCGTGCGCCGCGAATCCGAACTCGATGCCGTCGACGGATTGGTGCTCCCGGGAGGCGAATCCACCACCATCAGCAAACTGCTGGAGGTCTTCGACCTGCTCGAGCCGCTGCGCAAGCGACTGCGTGACGGCCTGCCCGCCTTCGGGTCCTGCGCGGGCATGATCCTGCTGGCCTCCGAGGTGCTCGACACCCGCCCGGACATGCACACGCTGAACGGCATCGATATGACGGTGCGGCGCAATGCCTTCGGTCGTCAGGTCGATTCCTTCGAAACCGATCTGGATTTCCGCGGTCTCGACGACGGTCCGGTACGCGCGGTTTTCATTCGTGCCCCATGGGTGGAGCGCGCGGGCGACAATGTCGAGGTGCTGGCGCGCGTGCCCTCCGGACCCGCCGCGGGCACCATCGTCGCGGTGCGGCAGGGCAATGTGCTGGCCACGTCCTTCCACCCGGAGGTGACCGGCGACCTGCGGGTGCACCGGCTGTTCGTCGACACCGTGGTGCGCCCGCGCATCGGGGTGTGA
- a CDS encoding APC family permease has translation MASVAYGPEAIVLVLAAAGSAGLGYTLPVTLAIVVLLTVLIASYRQVIAAFPNGGGAYAVAKARLGRRTSLVAAASLIVDYVLNVAVSIAAGVAALTSAFPGLLPYTMWVCLAVLVGITVLNLYGIRESARAFMAPTAVFVIGIFAVIIAGLLRSDPASVSSGAAVATDAKTIGVLLLLKAFSSGCAALTGVEAIANAVPSFQQPKVKRAQRAEVALGVLLGLMLIGLATLIGKFSIHPIDGTTVLSQLTEAALGHGIAYYVVQFATVLLLALAANTSYGGLPTLTKILADDNCLPHRFAVTSPRQVYRFGVLALGISSAVLLVASEGNMNALVPLFAIGVFVGFTIAQVGMVRHWLATRSDGWQWRTALNGFGAVLTFVAAIVTTSMKFTEGAWLIVLVLPLLVLVMEKIRKIYERIDGCRGADCVPETPRPTETAIVVPVSEVSELSREALSAAMSLGRDVIAVHVCMHDENITVFTKEWEAWHPDVRLVMLEDGDTTVGGPVARYVRDHFQGRRKVVVIAEVEPPAGWNHVLPSHRSDELERVLRKMPDTVVCHLRVQTA, from the coding sequence ATGGCGTCGGTCGCCTACGGTCCCGAGGCGATCGTGCTGGTGCTGGCCGCCGCCGGCTCGGCCGGGCTGGGCTACACGCTGCCGGTGACCCTGGCCATCGTGGTGCTGCTGACCGTTCTCATCGCGTCCTACCGGCAGGTCATCGCAGCCTTCCCCAACGGCGGCGGCGCGTACGCGGTGGCCAAGGCGCGGCTCGGGCGGCGCACGAGCCTGGTCGCGGCGGCTTCACTGATCGTCGACTACGTGCTGAACGTGGCGGTTTCCATCGCGGCCGGTGTGGCGGCACTGACCTCCGCGTTCCCCGGGCTGCTGCCGTACACGATGTGGGTCTGCCTGGCGGTGCTGGTGGGCATCACGGTGCTGAACCTGTACGGCATTCGGGAGAGCGCGCGGGCGTTCATGGCCCCGACCGCCGTCTTCGTCATCGGCATCTTCGCGGTGATCATCGCCGGGCTGCTGCGATCGGATCCGGCGAGCGTCTCGAGCGGCGCCGCCGTGGCGACCGATGCCAAGACGATCGGAGTTCTGCTGCTGCTCAAGGCATTCTCCAGTGGCTGCGCGGCGCTCACCGGCGTCGAGGCCATTGCGAACGCGGTGCCGAGCTTCCAGCAGCCCAAGGTCAAGCGGGCCCAGCGCGCCGAGGTCGCACTGGGCGTTCTGCTCGGCCTCATGCTGATCGGCCTGGCCACCCTGATCGGCAAGTTCTCGATCCATCCGATCGACGGCACCACCGTGCTCTCGCAGCTGACCGAGGCCGCGCTCGGCCACGGAATCGCCTACTACGTAGTGCAATTCGCGACGGTGCTGCTGCTTGCGCTGGCCGCCAACACGTCTTACGGCGGACTGCCGACGCTCACCAAGATCCTCGCCGACGACAATTGCCTGCCGCATCGCTTCGCGGTGACATCCCCGCGCCAGGTGTACCGATTCGGCGTACTGGCACTGGGCATTTCGTCCGCGGTGCTGTTGGTGGCGTCCGAGGGCAATATGAACGCGCTGGTCCCGCTGTTCGCCATCGGCGTCTTCGTCGGATTCACCATTGCCCAGGTCGGCATGGTCCGGCACTGGCTCGCCACGCGCAGCGACGGCTGGCAGTGGCGTACGGCGCTCAATGGTTTCGGCGCGGTGCTCACCTTCGTCGCCGCCATCGTCACCACCTCCATGAAATTCACCGAGGGGGCGTGGCTGATCGTGCTGGTGCTACCGCTGCTGGTGCTGGTCATGGAGAAGATTCGCAAGATCTACGAGCGAATCGACGGCTGCCGCGGCGCGGACTGCGTCCCGGAAACGCCCCGGCCGACCGAAACCGCCATCGTGGTCCCCGTCTCCGAAGTCTCCGAGCTGAGCCGCGAAGCCCTCTCCGCCGCAATGTCATTGGGCCGCGATGTGATCGCCGTGCACGTCTGCATGCACGACGAGAACATCACCGTCTTCACCAAGGAGTGGGAGGCATGGCATCCCGATGTCCGCCTGGTCATGCTCGAAGACGGTGACACCACGGTCGGCGGACCGGTCGCCCGCTACGTCCGCGACCATTTCCAGGGCCGCCGCAAGGTCGTGGTGATCGCCGAGGTCGAACCGCCCGCAGGCTGGAACCACGTCCTGCCCAGCCACCGCAGCGATGAGCTGGAGCGCGTCCTGCGCAAAATGCCCGACACGGTGGTCTGCCACCTGCGCGTGCAGACGGCCTGA
- a CDS encoding O-acetyl-ADP-ribose deacetylase, with amino-acid sequence MVELVVVRGDITEQGVDAVVNAANSSLLGGGGVDGAIHRKGGPEILAACRALRASHYGRGLGTGQAVATTAGRLPARWVIHTVGPVWSGEEDRSELLVSCYRESLRVADELGARTVAFPAISTGIFRWPMEDGARLAVETVRAAETGVREVRFVLFSDEAYQAFCAQGV; translated from the coding sequence ATGGTCGAATTGGTGGTGGTTCGGGGGGATATCACTGAGCAGGGTGTGGATGCGGTGGTGAATGCGGCTAATTCGTCGTTGCTCGGGGGTGGGGGTGTGGATGGGGCTATTCATCGGAAGGGTGGGCCGGAGATTCTTGCTGCGTGCCGGGCGTTGCGGGCCTCGCATTACGGGCGGGGGTTGGGGACGGGGCAGGCGGTGGCTACTACGGCGGGGCGGTTGCCTGCTCGGTGGGTGATTCATACGGTGGGGCCGGTGTGGTCGGGGGAGGAGGATCGGTCCGAGTTGCTGGTGTCCTGTTATCGGGAATCTTTGCGGGTGGCAGATGAATTGGGGGCGCGGACGGTGGCGTTTCCGGCGATCTCCACGGGGATCTTTCGGTGGCCGATGGAGGATGGGGCTCGGCTTGCGGTCGAGACTGTGCGTGCGGCGGAGACCGGGGTGCGGGAGGTGCGGTTCGTATTGTTCAGTGATGAGGCGTACCAGGCGTTTTGCGCGCAAGGGGTGTGA
- a CDS encoding tyrosine-protein phosphatase gives MKRHIEFERLHNFRDLGGYRTGDGRMVAWGRLYRSDSLGKLRGRDWNRFLGLDIRTVIDLRYPWEIESKGAVPEPERFCYANFSIEHRPYDQASIDPNLDPWRYLADKFAEVAADGVEEIRQVIELIADSEGPTVFHCASGKDRTGLIAALVLTALDVSEEQILADFALTELATPLLIEEWQEAHPNRELRWPGYGRAPAQIMRFVLDDLAEAHGSVHRYISEELGIEEHTIEKLKFQLITGM, from the coding sequence ATGAAGCGGCACATCGAATTCGAACGACTGCACAACTTCCGGGATCTGGGTGGCTACCGGACCGGCGACGGGCGGATGGTCGCGTGGGGTCGGCTGTATCGGTCCGACTCGCTCGGAAAGCTTCGTGGCCGGGACTGGAATCGCTTCCTCGGCCTGGATATTCGGACGGTCATCGATCTGCGGTATCCGTGGGAGATCGAGTCCAAAGGCGCGGTCCCCGAGCCGGAACGGTTCTGCTACGCCAACTTCAGCATCGAGCACCGCCCCTACGATCAGGCGTCGATCGACCCGAATCTCGATCCCTGGCGCTACCTGGCGGACAAATTCGCCGAGGTCGCGGCCGACGGTGTCGAGGAGATCCGCCAGGTCATCGAATTGATCGCCGACTCCGAGGGACCCACGGTATTCCACTGCGCCTCCGGCAAAGACCGCACCGGCCTCATCGCCGCACTGGTCCTGACCGCCTTGGACGTCTCCGAGGAACAGATCCTCGCCGACTTCGCCCTGACCGAACTGGCAACCCCGCTCCTCATCGAGGAATGGCAGGAAGCACACCCGAACCGCGAACTGCGATGGCCCGGATACGGACGCGCACCCGCACAGATCATGCGGTTCGTTCTCGACGATCTCGCCGAAGCCCACGGATCGGTGCACCGCTACATCTCCGAGGAGCTGGGGATCGAGGAGCACACGATCGAGAAGCTCAAGTTCCAGCTGATCACCGGCATGTAG
- the ruvA gene encoding Holliday junction branch migration protein RuvA has protein sequence MIASVRGEVLEIGLDHVVLEAAGVGYRLNATPVTLSTLTRGEDARLYTTMIVREDSMTLFGFSDTESRELFGLLLTVSGVGPKIAMAVLAVLEPEALRKALAESNVAALTRVPGIGKRGAERMVVELRDKVDLVPVQSGPPGSGPAIAVTPVREQVVEALIGLGFPVKQAEPAVEAVLVHDPDLGTSQALRAALGLLGKNR, from the coding sequence GTGATCGCGTCGGTACGCGGTGAGGTGCTCGAGATCGGGCTCGACCATGTGGTCCTGGAGGCCGCCGGAGTCGGGTATCGGCTCAATGCCACCCCCGTCACACTATCCACGCTCACTCGCGGCGAGGATGCACGCCTCTACACGACCATGATCGTGCGCGAGGATTCCATGACGCTGTTCGGGTTCTCCGACACCGAGTCTCGCGAGCTGTTCGGGCTCCTGCTGACCGTGTCCGGCGTCGGGCCCAAGATCGCCATGGCGGTGCTCGCGGTGCTCGAGCCCGAAGCGCTGCGCAAGGCGCTCGCGGAATCCAATGTCGCCGCCCTGACCCGCGTGCCCGGTATCGGCAAGCGCGGCGCTGAGCGCATGGTCGTGGAATTGCGCGACAAGGTGGATCTTGTTCCGGTGCAGTCCGGTCCGCCCGGATCCGGGCCTGCGATCGCGGTCACCCCCGTGCGCGAGCAGGTGGTGGAGGCGCTGATCGGCCTCGGCTTCCCGGTGAAGCAGGCCGAACCCGCGGTGGAGGCGGTCCTGGTTCACGATCCCGACCTGGGCACCTCGCAGGCCCTGCGGGCGGCGCTGGGGCTGCTGGGCAAGAACCGATAG
- a CDS encoding SRPBCC family protein → MIAARPCAQLTYSWMYPQAGHPARWIVDWTLHPQGRGTRLLLTQTGFDIEDRRQRMVRNAMERSWKRLVLPRLGEVIHHAL, encoded by the coding sequence ATGATCGCGGCCCGGCCGTGCGCGCAGTTGACGTACAGCTGGATGTATCCGCAGGCCGGGCATCCCGCCCGGTGGATTGTCGACTGGACACTGCATCCGCAGGGTCGTGGTACACGACTTCTGTTGACGCAGACAGGTTTCGACATCGAAGATCGCCGGCAGAGGATGGTGCGCAACGCCATGGAACGGAGTTGGAAACGTCTCGTCCTGCCGCGGCTCGGTGAGGTGATTCACCACGCGCTATAG
- a CDS encoding YebC/PmpR family DNA-binding transcriptional regulator, with translation MSGHSKWATTKHKKAGIDAKRGKLFAKLIKNIEVAARTGGSDPDGNPTLYDAIQKAKKSSVPNDNIERARKRGGGEEAGGADWQTIMYEGYGPNGVAVLIECLTDNRNRAAGEVRLAMTRNGGNMADPGSVSYLFHRKGLVTLEKHNHSEDDVLMAVLDAGAEEVNDLGESFEVISEPGDLIAVRTALQAAGFDYDSADSGFQPSMSVSVDADTARKVFKLIDALEDSDDVQNVYTNVDISDEVLAELDD, from the coding sequence ATGAGCGGCCACTCCAAATGGGCCACCACCAAGCACAAGAAGGCCGGGATCGACGCGAAGCGCGGCAAGCTCTTCGCCAAGTTGATCAAGAACATCGAGGTGGCGGCCCGCACCGGTGGAAGTGACCCGGACGGCAATCCGACGCTGTACGACGCCATTCAGAAGGCGAAGAAGTCGTCGGTGCCCAACGACAATATCGAGCGCGCTCGCAAGCGCGGCGGTGGCGAAGAGGCCGGCGGCGCAGACTGGCAGACCATCATGTACGAGGGCTACGGCCCCAATGGTGTTGCCGTGCTGATCGAGTGCCTCACCGATAATCGCAACCGCGCTGCCGGTGAAGTGCGTCTTGCGATGACCCGCAACGGCGGCAATATGGCCGATCCGGGTTCGGTGTCGTACCTGTTCCACCGCAAGGGCCTGGTCACCCTGGAGAAGCACAATCACTCCGAGGACGATGTGCTCATGGCGGTGCTCGACGCGGGCGCCGAAGAGGTCAACGATCTGGGCGAGTCCTTCGAGGTCATCTCCGAACCCGGCGATCTGATCGCGGTCCGTACCGCGCTGCAGGCGGCCGGTTTCGACTACGACTCCGCCGACTCGGGCTTCCAGCCGTCGATGTCGGTCTCGGTCGACGCCGACACCGCCCGCAAGGTCTTCAAGCTGATCGACGCGCTCGAAGACAGTGACGACGTCCAGAACGTCTACACCAATGTGGACATCTCCGATGAGGTCCTCGCCGAACTCGACGACTGA
- a CDS encoding SDR family NAD(P)-dependent oxidoreductase, with product MANNRFAAKTALVTGAASGIGAAIATRLIAEGAQVVGVDINETGLKALAERFGDRFVPATSNVTIESEVAAAVSTAVDHFGGLDLAFNVAGSSLIGAVTEMAEQDWDFTIDLVQKSVFLCTKHEARRMREAGGGAIVNVSSLDARIPVPGASPYATGKAGVEMFSKNAALELAPYGIRVNCVLPGLVDTPMGAPIIGYQPALDMFLDRIPLRAPATPDQIAGPCLFLAGDDASYITGASLIIDGGWQLTGFPNLAALAE from the coding sequence ATGGCAAATAACAGATTCGCTGCGAAAACCGCCCTGGTCACCGGCGCGGCCTCCGGTATCGGCGCTGCGATCGCGACGCGACTGATCGCCGAGGGGGCGCAGGTTGTCGGCGTCGATATCAATGAGACCGGGTTGAAAGCCTTGGCCGAGCGATTCGGTGACCGGTTCGTGCCCGCGACTTCGAATGTGACGATCGAATCGGAGGTGGCGGCCGCCGTTTCCACCGCTGTCGACCACTTCGGCGGTCTGGACCTGGCTTTCAATGTCGCGGGCAGCTCGCTGATCGGCGCGGTGACCGAAATGGCCGAGCAGGACTGGGATTTCACCATCGATCTGGTCCAGAAGAGCGTTTTCCTGTGCACCAAACACGAGGCCCGCCGCATGCGCGAAGCCGGTGGCGGCGCGATCGTCAATGTCTCGTCCCTGGATGCCCGCATCCCGGTCCCCGGCGCCAGCCCGTACGCCACGGGCAAGGCCGGTGTGGAGATGTTCAGCAAGAACGCCGCACTAGAGCTGGCCCCGTACGGTATTCGCGTCAACTGCGTCCTGCCCGGTCTGGTCGACACACCGATGGGCGCGCCGATCATCGGATACCAGCCGGCGCTGGATATGTTCCTCGACCGCATCCCGCTGCGCGCGCCCGCGACCCCGGATCAGATTGCCGGTCCCTGCCTGTTCCTCGCCGGCGACGACGCGTCCTACATCACCGGCGCCTCACTGATCATCGACGGCGGCTGGCAGCTCACCGGCTTCCCCAATCTCGCTGCCCTGGCCGAGTAG
- the ruvC gene encoding crossover junction endodeoxyribonuclease RuvC codes for MRVMGVDPGLTRCGLSMVEGGLGRSVKAIQVDVVRTPPEMDLAQRLMGVADAAELWMDKYKPEAVAIERVFSQNNVRTAMGTAQAGGVIALAAARRGIPVHFHTPSQVKAAVTGNGSADKAQVTAMVTRILGLAVAPKPADAADALALAICHCWRAPMIDRMAKAEAMAAAQRRMYEEKLAQQRKAVSG; via the coding sequence GTGCGGGTGATGGGCGTCGACCCCGGGCTTACCCGGTGCGGGCTCAGCATGGTCGAGGGTGGTCTGGGGCGGTCGGTCAAGGCCATTCAGGTCGATGTGGTGCGCACGCCACCGGAGATGGATCTGGCGCAGCGGCTCATGGGTGTCGCCGATGCCGCCGAGCTGTGGATGGACAAGTACAAGCCCGAGGCCGTCGCCATCGAGCGCGTGTTCTCGCAGAACAATGTCCGCACGGCCATGGGCACCGCGCAGGCGGGCGGCGTCATCGCCCTCGCCGCCGCACGCCGCGGCATCCCGGTGCACTTCCACACCCCCAGTCAGGTGAAGGCCGCCGTCACCGGAAACGGCTCGGCGGACAAGGCGCAAGTAACCGCCATGGTGACCCGTATCCTCGGGCTGGCGGTCGCGCCGAAACCGGCCGATGCCGCCGATGCGCTCGCACTGGCCATCTGCCACTGCTGGCGCGCGCCGATGATCGATCGCATGGCCAAGGCAGAGGCCATGGCGGCCGCGCAGCGGCGCATGTACGAGGAAAAGCTTGCCCAGCAACGGAAGGCGGTGTCCGGGTGA
- a CDS encoding epoxide hydrolase family protein: MSAEPFEVSITEAEIADLRERLRRTRWPEPEPVEDWSQGLPLAYAQELCRSWAEEYDFGFAERLNVFPQYRDTIDGLGIHFLHVRSPEPDAFPLVLTHGWPGSVLEFLEVLGPLTDPRAHGGDPADAFHVVAPSLPGYGWSDKPSTTGWGVTRIARAWDTLMVSLGYERYGAQGGDWGSAVSGTLGEVAPERVAGVHLNLGSVAAGTFADPTPAELANLEAEKEFQRTGRGYSAIQATRPQTLGYGLTDSPAGQAAWIAEKFWAWTDKNGHPEDALSRQQILDEISVYWFTASATSSARLYWESFANFRDKVTAPSGLSIYPSDITRPSRREAELRFTDLRWFEELPHGGHFAALEQPESLVEQVRGFFRLFR; this comes from the coding sequence ATGTCCGCCGAGCCATTCGAGGTCAGCATCACCGAAGCCGAGATCGCGGATCTGCGTGAACGATTGCGGCGGACGCGGTGGCCCGAGCCCGAGCCGGTGGAGGACTGGTCACAGGGGTTGCCGCTGGCGTATGCGCAGGAGCTTTGCCGGAGCTGGGCTGAGGAGTATGACTTCGGGTTCGCGGAGCGGCTGAACGTTTTCCCGCAGTATCGCGACACGATCGACGGGCTGGGCATCCACTTTCTGCACGTCCGCTCCCCGGAGCCGGACGCGTTCCCGCTGGTGCTCACGCACGGGTGGCCGGGTTCGGTGCTCGAGTTCCTGGAGGTTCTGGGCCCGCTGACAGACCCGCGCGCGCACGGCGGGGACCCGGCGGACGCGTTCCATGTGGTCGCGCCGTCGTTGCCCGGGTACGGCTGGAGTGACAAGCCGTCGACGACCGGGTGGGGTGTCACTCGCATCGCGCGCGCCTGGGACACGTTGATGGTCTCGCTCGGTTACGAGCGGTACGGCGCGCAGGGCGGCGACTGGGGTTCGGCGGTGTCCGGCACGCTGGGTGAGGTGGCGCCCGAGCGGGTCGCCGGCGTGCATCTGAACCTGGGGTCCGTGGCGGCGGGCACGTTCGCCGACCCGACGCCCGCGGAGCTGGCGAACCTCGAGGCCGAGAAGGAGTTCCAGCGCACCGGCCGGGGGTACTCGGCCATCCAGGCGACCCGGCCGCAGACGCTCGGCTACGGCCTCACCGACTCCCCAGCGGGTCAGGCCGCGTGGATCGCCGAGAAGTTCTGGGCCTGGACCGACAAGAACGGCCACCCCGAGGACGCGTTATCGCGGCAGCAGATCCTCGACGAGATCTCGGTCTACTGGTTCACCGCATCAGCCACCTCCTCGGCACGCCTGTACTGGGAGAGCTTCGCCAACTTCCGCGACAAGGTCACCGCGCCATCCGGGCTGTCGATCTACCCGAGCGACATCACCCGCCCATCGCGGCGAGAGGCCGAGTTGCGTTTCACCGACCTGCGCTGGTTCGAGGAGCTGCCGCATGGCGGCCACTTCGCCGCTCTCGAGCAGCCGGAGTCACTGGTCGAGCAGGTGCGCGGATTCTTCCGCCTCTTCCGCTGA
- the ruvB gene encoding Holliday junction branch migration DNA helicase RuvB, with product MIDEPDFDADSLDSDESAVSASYLTSDGEIEASLRPKSLDDFIGQPRVREQLALVLRGAKQRGGTPDHVLLSGPPGLGKTSMAMIIAGELGSALRLTSGPALERAGDLAAMLSNLVEGDVLFIDEIHRIARPAEEMLYLAMEDFRVDVVVGKGPGATSIPLDIAPFTLVGATTRSGALTGPLRDRFGFTGHMDFYEPAELQQILVRSARILGVQLEADAAAEIAGRSRGTPRIANRLLRRVRDYAEVKFDGIVTRQLAQAALAVYDVDVLGLDRLDRAVLTALIRSFNGGPVGVSTLAVAVGEESATVEEVCEPFLVRAGLVARTPRGRVATAAAWEHLGLVPPPDLVFGSIEVRARESHPGLFDSA from the coding sequence ATGATCGACGAACCCGACTTCGACGCCGATTCGCTCGATTCCGACGAATCCGCGGTCAGCGCAAGCTATCTCACCTCCGATGGGGAGATCGAGGCCAGCCTGCGCCCGAAATCCCTGGACGATTTCATCGGTCAGCCGCGCGTACGCGAACAGCTGGCACTGGTGCTGCGCGGTGCGAAACAGCGCGGCGGCACCCCGGATCACGTGCTGCTGTCCGGTCCGCCCGGACTCGGCAAGACGAGTATGGCCATGATCATCGCGGGCGAACTCGGTTCCGCACTGCGCCTGACCTCCGGCCCCGCGCTGGAGCGGGCCGGTGATCTGGCCGCCATGCTCAGCAATCTGGTCGAGGGCGATGTGCTGTTCATCGACGAGATCCACCGCATCGCCCGGCCCGCCGAGGAAATGCTGTACCTGGCCATGGAGGATTTCCGGGTCGATGTGGTGGTCGGCAAGGGTCCGGGCGCCACCTCGATTCCCCTGGATATCGCGCCCTTCACCCTGGTCGGTGCGACCACCCGCTCGGGTGCGCTGACAGGTCCGCTGCGTGACCGCTTCGGCTTCACCGGCCATATGGATTTCTACGAACCCGCGGAGCTGCAACAGATTCTGGTCCGATCCGCGCGCATTCTCGGCGTGCAGCTGGAGGCCGATGCCGCCGCCGAGATCGCCGGCCGCTCCCGTGGCACGCCGCGTATCGCCAACCGCCTGCTGCGCCGCGTCCGCGACTACGCCGAGGTGAAGTTCGACGGCATCGTGACCCGGCAGCTCGCACAGGCCGCACTGGCCGTCTATGACGTGGATGTCCTCGGTCTCGATCGTCTCGACCGCGCAGTGCTCACGGCTCTCATTCGCAGCTTCAACGGTGGCCCGGTAGGCGTTTCGACCCTGGCCGTCGCGGTGGGGGAGGAGTCCGCCACCGTCGAGGAGGTCTGCGAACCCTTCCTCGTCCGTGCGGGTTTGGTCGCGCGCACCCCGCGCGGTCGCGTGGCGACTGCCGCCGCCTGGGAGCATCTGGGCCTGGTACCACCCCCGGACCTGGTCTTCGGTTCCATCGAAGTCCGTGCCCGCGAATCCCATCCGGGCCTGTTCGACTCCGCGTAG
- a CDS encoding acyl-CoA thioesterase, with amino-acid sequence MTNTYEPFRIRIEVRVSDLDPQLHVTGAAYQQFADHSRFECVQAAGISVAELLAEGLGPVNLETVIKYHRELRAGDAVEVSCSWVWGDGKTYRVEHDLIRADGELSATVAHVSGLMDLRTRRLVANPAQEWAKRATDPTLLGVQPSCP; translated from the coding sequence GTGACGAATACGTATGAGCCGTTCCGGATTCGGATCGAGGTCAGGGTGTCCGATCTGGATCCGCAGTTGCATGTGACGGGTGCCGCCTATCAGCAGTTTGCGGATCACTCGCGGTTCGAATGTGTTCAGGCGGCGGGGATTTCGGTGGCGGAGCTGCTGGCAGAGGGGTTGGGCCCGGTGAATCTGGAGACGGTGATCAAGTATCACCGGGAATTGCGGGCGGGCGATGCGGTGGAGGTGTCCTGCTCGTGGGTGTGGGGCGATGGGAAGACGTATCGCGTTGAGCACGACCTGATTCGCGCTGATGGGGAACTTTCGGCGACCGTGGCCCATGTGAGCGGGCTGATGGACCTACGCACTCGGCGATTGGTGGCGAATCCGGCACAGGAGTGGGCGAAGCGGGCGACGGATCCGACCCTGCTCGGTGTGCAGCCGTCCTGTCCGTGA
- a CDS encoding hemerythrin domain-containing protein, with amino-acid sequence MPLSSVANLPRGHRTMLLAHRAMVRDLGRIERTARELAVAPDPVRAKALGGYADKLALVIHHHHEGEDEFLWPRLRDAGADRQALETLIAEHAALTDLLDDWHDSLANLSTDSATATRLAELTSAVRDQLAGHTADEERELLGRLAPSLDEQTWKAFETHMRTTAPLWTLRFMPAWLLSAASPDDLVGVPALPLARLFSGRLQRTQRAAFGTHY; translated from the coding sequence ATGCCCCTGTCATCTGTCGCCAATCTGCCGAGGGGGCATAGGACGATGCTCCTCGCACACCGTGCCATGGTCCGGGACCTGGGCCGAATCGAGCGCACCGCACGGGAATTGGCCGTTGCGCCGGATCCTGTGCGCGCGAAGGCACTCGGCGGTTACGCGGACAAGCTCGCCCTCGTGATCCACCACCACCATGAGGGTGAGGACGAGTTCCTCTGGCCGCGATTGCGCGATGCCGGTGCGGATCGCCAGGCCTTGGAAACCCTCATCGCCGAGCACGCCGCACTGACCGATCTCCTCGACGACTGGCACGATTCCCTCGCGAACCTGTCCACCGACAGCGCGACCGCGACCCGGCTGGCCGAACTCACCTCCGCGGTCCGCGACCAACTCGCCGGACATACCGCCGACGAGGAGCGAGAACTGCTCGGCCGTTTGGCGCCGTCACTCGACGAGCAGACCTGGAAGGCATTCGAAACCCACATGCGCACAACGGCTCCCCTCTGGACCCTGCGCTTCATGCCCGCCTGGCTACTCTCGGCCGCGAGCCCGGACGACCTGGTCGGCGTCCCGGCCCTACCGCTCGCCCGTCTGTTCAGCGGCCGGCTGCAACGGACACAGCGCGCCGCCTTCGGCACCCACTACTGA